One window of Microbacterium sp. Root61 genomic DNA carries:
- a CDS encoding DUF2871 domain-containing protein, with protein sequence MKKLFYASFAYMIVGVLSGLYYREFTKMNDFPEGQFTQLGLAHTHLLTLGFIVLLIVLALEKVFTLSRSPLFTWFFWVYNVGVVITSAMLIWHGSLTVLGQESSAMISGIAGMGHIILTIGMVLLFLCLRKAIVEDAAAKKVVTEARA encoded by the coding sequence ATGAAGAAGCTGTTCTATGCCTCGTTCGCCTACATGATCGTGGGTGTCCTCTCCGGGCTGTACTACCGCGAGTTCACCAAGATGAACGACTTCCCCGAGGGGCAGTTCACCCAGCTCGGACTCGCCCACACGCACCTGCTGACGCTCGGCTTCATCGTGCTGCTGATCGTGCTGGCCCTGGAGAAGGTCTTCACGCTGTCGCGCAGCCCGCTGTTCACCTGGTTCTTCTGGGTCTACAACGTCGGTGTCGTGATCACTTCGGCGATGCTCATCTGGCACGGGTCGCTGACCGTGCTCGGTCAAGAATCGAGCGCCATGATCTCCGGCATCGCCGGCATGGGCCACATCATCCTGACCATCGGAATGGTGCTGCTGTTCCTGTGCCTGCGTAAGGCGATCGTCGAGGATGCCGCGGCCAAGAAGGTCGTCACGGAGGCACGGGCATGA